Proteins encoded together in one Porites lutea chromosome 2, jaPorLute2.1, whole genome shotgun sequence window:
- the LOC140925695 gene encoding uncharacterized skeletal organic matrix protein 7-like, translating to MRYVSLIALAFLLAKGCGAKSQCDCPEAGKFSIAAVVDCTSLVKSFPVNLYYTLNTQATIDQLCRVLAHPSEESQTYTVTAELFNKAGWKGIHSGHLGLLFNVVDEYNFDFVYLRPHWVGGCYQTGYMANGKLTFVKTAACPNGPPKGGVWFPVSVTVHGQDAQVYHSGVLVATIKPHFPPRAWGGVFAYNGYKNVILFRKFKTVPIHHVSKRCKRVVDLPGYTKVDAAHGRWPQDGFCQVAYLRDSSTSSYQLSVDMYNFIGSGGVNYGHPGVLLNAEDQDNYDFVYFRPHSSSLCFQTGYVYKGQPKFDGGKSASCPNGPPKGAEWFNIRVVVSNSTPAGEVKVYLKGTLVTSFNPRYPIRKRGGVLVANGYSNVVYYKNFQFL from the exons ATGCGTTACGTCTCGCTAATTGCATTGGCCTTTTTGCTGGCGAAAGGTTGCGGCGCAAAGAGCCAATGTGATTGTCCTGAAGCAG GCAAATTCTCAATAGCCGCTGTAGTGGACTGTACGAGCCTGGTGAAATCATTTCCAGTCAATTTGTACTACACGCTCAACACGCAAGCCACCATCGATCAGTTGTGCCGAGTCCTCGCTCATCCTTCTGAAGAATCGCAGACGTATACCGTAACAGCGGAGCTCTTTAACAAGGCTGGATGGAAAGGAATACACAGTGGACATCTGGGATTGCTGTTTAATGTTGTGGATGAATACAACTTTGATTTCGTTTACCTCAG ACCTCACTGGGTCGGTGGATGTTATCAGACTGGATACATGGCCAATGGAAAGTTAACGTTTGTTAAAACTGCCGCGTGTCCTAATGGACCTCCTAAAGGTGGTGTATGGTTCCCAGTCTCAGTCACGGTGCACGGCCAAGACGCGCAAGTGTACCACAGTGGAGTCCTGGTGGCGACCATCAAGCCCCATTTCCCTCCTAGGGCCTGGGGAGGAGTGTTCGCTTATAACGGTTACAAAAATGTGATCCTCTTCAGAAAGTTCAAAACTGTTCCTATCCATCACGTCAGCAAGAGATGCAAACGCGTGGTTGACTTGCCAGGATACACTAAAGTGGATGCTGCCCACGGACGTTGGCCGCAGGATGGCTTCTGTCAAGTAGCTTACCTTAGAGACAGCAGTACATCAAGTTACCAGCTCTCAGTCGATATGTACAACTTCATTGGAAGTGGGGGAGTCAACTATGGTCACCCAGGAGTGTTGTTAAACGCCGAAGATCAAGACAACTATGACTTCGTCTATTTCAG GCCTCATTCATCCAGCTTATGTTTTCAGACGGGTTACGTTTACAAAGGTCAACCAAAATTTGACGGGGGAAAGTCCGCCTCTTGCCCCAACGGTCCCCCCAAGGGAGCAGAATGGTTCAACATCAGGGTGGTTGTGTCGAATTCCACACCTGCCGGGGAAGTAAAGGTCTACCTGAAAGGAACATTGGTGACGTCATTCAACCCGcgctatccaatcagaaaacgTGGTGGTGTCTTGGTTGCCAATGGTTACAGTAACGTGGTGTATTACAAGAACTTCCAGTTCTTGTAA